The following coding sequences lie in one Paracidovorax avenae genomic window:
- a CDS encoding MgtC/SapB family protein produces MMEWWDVVLSTTAGEFSDLPDLEQATRIVVRLGMAGLLGGLLGWEREHRGKAAGVRTHMLVSMGAALFVLVAEQEGIAPADNSRVLQGIIAGVGFLGAGTILKSDGAHQIRGLTTAAGIWLTAAIGVAAGLGREATALLSTLLALLVLAAEPLAQRLLHRRSTPAESDAAAAGERQAAAGARSPSSSSDHGSETGSTGGGPPPAS; encoded by the coding sequence ATGATGGAGTGGTGGGATGTGGTCCTGTCCACGACGGCCGGCGAATTCTCCGACCTGCCCGACCTGGAGCAGGCCACGCGCATCGTGGTGCGCCTGGGCATGGCCGGCCTGCTCGGCGGGCTGCTGGGCTGGGAGCGCGAGCACCGCGGCAAGGCCGCCGGGGTGCGCACGCACATGCTGGTGTCGATGGGCGCGGCGCTGTTCGTGCTGGTGGCCGAGCAGGAAGGCATCGCACCGGCGGACAACAGCCGCGTGCTGCAGGGCATCATCGCGGGCGTGGGCTTCCTGGGTGCCGGCACCATCCTCAAGAGCGATGGCGCGCACCAGATCCGCGGGCTCACCACCGCCGCCGGCATCTGGCTGACCGCGGCGATCGGCGTGGCGGCGGGCCTGGGCCGCGAGGCCACGGCGCTGCTGAGCACGCTGCTGGCGCTGCTGGTGCTGGCCGCGGAGCCGCTGGCGCAGCGGCTGCTGCACCGGCGCAGCACTCCGGCGGAGAGCGATGCGGCGGCAGCCGGAGAACGCCAGGCCGCGGCCGGTGCGCGCTCGCCCTCGTCCTCGTCGGACCACGGCAGCGAAACAGGCTCCACCGGCGGCGGTCCGCCCCCGGCATCCTGA
- a CDS encoding DUF1800 domain-containing protein codes for MLSFVNAAAARAASLRGPEDPEPGHPVIGRRQWLATAAVGLCGAAGLTLAAPPGAFAAESDRDAPRSPAEGARLLDRLTWGANAAALEGLQRIGPAATVAALLRPGPNAPLPPEAQAQIDAMAITRTPMESLAIDMQARQQAIRNEPTEDARKAAQDAYQRDMRALQREAERRFVLRAVYSPAQLQEKMTWFWMNHFNVFAGKADIRAMVGDYEDRAIRPHALGRFRDLLGATVRHPAMLRYLDNAQNAARRINENYARELMELHTLGVDGGYSQHDVQEMARVLTGHGVSLRPLDEPPPKLKPEWARQYVRRGLYEFHPQRHDWDPKELLGQPLQGQGMAELDEALDRLARAPATARFVTRKMAAYLVGDAPPPALLQAMAERFQQTDGHIGAVLQTLFMSEAFQASLGTRLRDPVQYVMAGLRLGYSDRVLANPDPALSWLQRLAEPLYGRVTPDGYPLDAAAWTSSGQMAVRFEIARALGGAGTGALYRPEGAPPPKVQPPAIAQNAAFRAMEPQLAPATRVALARAGSPTEWNTFLLSAPEFMYA; via the coding sequence ATGCTGTCCTTCGTGAACGCCGCTGCTGCCCGTGCCGCGTCCCTGCGCGGCCCCGAAGACCCCGAGCCCGGGCACCCCGTTATCGGGCGCCGCCAATGGCTCGCCACCGCCGCCGTGGGTCTGTGCGGTGCCGCAGGGCTCACGCTGGCCGCGCCGCCCGGAGCCTTCGCCGCCGAAAGCGACCGCGATGCGCCCCGCTCCCCCGCGGAGGGCGCGCGCCTGCTGGACCGGCTCACCTGGGGCGCCAATGCCGCGGCGCTGGAGGGCCTGCAGCGCATCGGACCGGCGGCCACGGTGGCGGCGCTGCTGCGCCCCGGGCCCAACGCCCCGCTGCCGCCCGAGGCGCAGGCGCAGATCGACGCCATGGCCATCACCCGCACGCCGATGGAGTCCCTGGCCATCGACATGCAGGCCCGCCAGCAAGCCATCAGGAACGAACCCACCGAGGACGCCCGCAAGGCCGCCCAGGACGCCTACCAGCGCGACATGCGTGCGCTGCAGCGCGAGGCCGAGCGGCGCTTCGTGCTGCGGGCCGTGTACTCCCCGGCGCAGCTGCAGGAGAAGATGACCTGGTTCTGGATGAACCATTTCAACGTGTTTGCCGGCAAGGCCGACATCCGCGCCATGGTGGGCGACTACGAGGACCGCGCCATCCGCCCGCATGCACTGGGGCGCTTCCGCGACCTGCTGGGCGCCACGGTGCGGCATCCGGCCATGCTGCGCTACCTGGACAACGCGCAGAACGCCGCCCGCCGCATCAACGAGAACTACGCACGCGAGCTGATGGAGCTGCACACGCTGGGCGTGGATGGCGGCTACAGCCAGCACGACGTGCAGGAGATGGCGCGCGTGCTCACCGGCCACGGCGTGTCGCTGCGGCCGCTGGACGAACCGCCACCGAAGCTCAAGCCCGAATGGGCGCGCCAGTACGTGCGCCGCGGCCTGTACGAGTTCCATCCGCAGCGCCACGACTGGGACCCGAAGGAGCTGCTCGGCCAGCCGCTGCAGGGCCAGGGCATGGCCGAACTGGACGAGGCGCTGGACCGGCTCGCCCGCGCACCGGCCACCGCGCGCTTCGTGACCCGCAAGATGGCCGCCTACCTGGTGGGCGACGCACCGCCGCCCGCCCTGCTGCAGGCGATGGCCGAGCGCTTCCAGCAGACCGACGGCCATATCGGCGCGGTGCTGCAGACGCTGTTCATGAGCGAGGCGTTCCAGGCGTCGCTCGGCACCCGGCTGCGCGACCCCGTGCAGTACGTGATGGCCGGCCTGCGACTGGGCTACTCCGACCGCGTGCTGGCCAATCCCGATCCGGCGCTCTCGTGGCTGCAGCGCCTTGCCGAGCCGCTCTACGGCCGCGTCACGCCGGACGGCTATCCGCTGGATGCCGCCGCCTGGACCAGTTCCGGCCAGATGGCCGTGCGCTTCGAGATCGCGCGGGCACTGGGCGGGGCCGGGACCGGCGCGCTCTACCGCCCGGAAGGGGCGCCGCCGCCGAAGGTGCAGCCCCCCGCGATCGCGCAGAACGCCGCCTTCCGCGCCATGGAGCCGCAACTGGCGCCGGCCACGCGCGTGGCGCTGGCGCGTGCCGGTTCGCCCACGGAATGGAACACTTTCTTGCTGTCCGCCCCCGAATTCATGTACGCCTGA
- a CDS encoding methyl-accepting chemotaxis protein: MNKDAKVRTQLTVAFGTMGVLILFMSLFGLTALGDATTRFQDYVHGIGARTAITAQLRTAIDERAIAARNIVLATTPAEVQTEKSRGEQAHAQVQKSMAELKQLMAQATNTSDKARALVAQMDRIEQSYAPVALGIIDLAARGEREAAITKLNRECRPLLDQFAAVTSEYAQLSQSKAHELADDAESRLGTERAALIAAAVLAFVIATVAGLVITRRLTGALGGEPAELRQIAEQVASGDLSPMQRQGAIVPGSVLASLASMHSTLAHIVTDVRLASDSINTGSSEIATGNADLSRRTELQASALQETASAMDELSATVRHNADNARAASQLATGATDVANRGGRIVEQVVDTMQEISASSRQITDITGVIDSIAFQTNILALNAAVEAARAGEQGRGFAVVAAEVRTLAQRSAQAAKEIRALILGSVEKVDRGASLVSQAGTTMAEIVTEIRRVSEIVGEISVASAEQSDGVLQVGQAVAQMDQATQQNAALVEEGAAAAASLRDQARRLDQSVSVFRVPGVAGALGGAASAHRLAMS; the protein is encoded by the coding sequence ATGAACAAAGACGCAAAAGTGCGCACCCAGCTGACGGTGGCTTTCGGCACGATGGGGGTGCTGATCCTCTTCATGTCGCTGTTCGGCCTCACGGCGCTGGGCGACGCGACCACGCGCTTCCAGGACTATGTGCATGGCATCGGAGCGCGCACGGCGATCACGGCCCAGTTGCGCACCGCCATCGACGAGCGCGCCATCGCCGCGCGCAACATCGTGCTGGCGACCACGCCGGCCGAGGTGCAGACGGAGAAGTCGCGCGGCGAGCAGGCCCATGCCCAGGTCCAGAAATCGATGGCGGAGCTCAAGCAGCTGATGGCGCAGGCCACCAACACCTCCGACAAGGCGCGCGCGCTGGTGGCGCAGATGGACCGGATCGAACAGAGCTATGCGCCCGTCGCGCTCGGGATCATCGACCTGGCGGCGCGCGGCGAGCGCGAAGCCGCCATCACCAAGCTGAACCGGGAATGCCGTCCGCTGCTCGACCAGTTCGCGGCGGTCACCTCCGAGTACGCACAGCTGTCCCAGAGCAAGGCCCACGAGCTGGCCGACGACGCCGAGAGCCGGCTCGGGACGGAACGGGCCGCGCTGATCGCTGCCGCCGTACTGGCTTTCGTCATCGCCACCGTGGCAGGCCTCGTCATCACGCGCCGGCTGACCGGTGCGCTGGGCGGCGAGCCCGCGGAACTGCGGCAGATCGCCGAGCAGGTGGCCAGCGGCGATCTCTCCCCCATGCAGCGCCAGGGCGCGATCGTGCCCGGCAGCGTGCTGGCCTCGCTGGCGAGCATGCATTCGACGCTGGCGCATATCGTGACCGACGTGCGGCTCGCCTCGGATTCGATCAATACAGGGTCCAGCGAGATCGCCACCGGCAACGCGGACCTGAGCCGGCGCACGGAGCTGCAGGCCAGCGCCCTGCAGGAAACGGCATCGGCCATGGACGAGCTGAGCGCGACGGTCCGCCACAACGCGGACAACGCCCGCGCCGCGAGCCAGCTGGCGACCGGCGCCACCGACGTGGCGAACCGCGGCGGCCGGATCGTCGAGCAGGTGGTGGACACCATGCAGGAGATCAGCGCCAGCTCCCGCCAGATCACGGACATCACCGGGGTGATCGACAGCATCGCGTTCCAGACCAACATCCTGGCGCTGAACGCGGCCGTGGAGGCGGCGCGCGCGGGCGAGCAGGGGCGCGGCTTCGCCGTGGTCGCCGCCGAGGTCCGCACGCTGGCGCAGCGCAGCGCGCAGGCGGCCAAGGAGATCCGGGCGCTGATCCTGGGCAGCGTGGAGAAGGTGGACCGGGGGGCCAGCCTGGTTTCCCAGGCGGGAACCACCATGGCCGAGATCGTGACGGAGATCCGCCGCGTGAGCGAAATCGTGGGCGAGATCAGCGTGGCGAGCGCCGAGCAGAGCGACGGCGTGCTGCAGGTGGGCCAGGCCGTGGCGCAGATGGACCAGGCCACGCAGCAGAATGCCGCGCTGGTGGAGGAAGGCGCCGCGGCGGCGGCCAGCCTGCGCGACCAGGCCCGGCGGCTGGACCAATCGGTGTCGGTCTTCCGCGTGCCGGGCGTCGCGGGTGCCCTGGGCGGCGCGGCGTCCGCACACCGGCTGGCGATGTCCTGA
- a CDS encoding glycine zipper family protein, which produces MPAIHPFRPGCKAPARLACTGLLAAALALAGCASAVPAPPSADPAEVQRHAADLAECQRYAQQIGVVIETLDGMLTGALVLASLAWSAGGSHDAVRDWAVAGGALGATQGLQPLERRRRAVDSCMQARGHAAGPYPGAPLPPPPAEPAPGTVTGPALPAIALGVDSFSAQQLARAQACSAQPVAALAAKGPGFETYTVACDSGDALAIRCEFGNCRVLR; this is translated from the coding sequence ATGCCCGCCATCCACCCCTTCCGCCCCGGCTGCAAGGCACCTGCCCGCCTGGCCTGCACCGGCCTGCTGGCGGCCGCGCTGGCGCTCGCGGGATGCGCCAGCGCGGTGCCCGCGCCCCCCAGCGCGGATCCGGCCGAGGTGCAGCGCCATGCGGCCGACCTGGCCGAATGCCAGCGCTATGCGCAGCAGATCGGGGTGGTGATCGAGACGCTGGACGGCATGCTGACCGGCGCGCTGGTGCTGGCGTCGCTGGCCTGGTCCGCGGGCGGCAGCCACGATGCGGTGCGCGACTGGGCCGTGGCGGGCGGCGCGCTCGGCGCCACCCAGGGCCTGCAGCCACTGGAGCGCCGCCGCCGCGCGGTGGACAGCTGCATGCAGGCGCGCGGCCATGCGGCCGGGCCCTACCCCGGGGCGCCGCTCCCTCCGCCGCCCGCCGAACCCGCTCCCGGTACGGTGACCGGGCCCGCGCTGCCCGCCATCGCGCTGGGGGTGGACAGTTTCAGCGCCCAGCAGCTGGCGCGCGCCCAGGCCTGCAGCGCCCAGCCGGTCGCGGCGCTGGCCGCCAAGGGGCCGGGCTTCGAGACCTATACCGTGGCCTGCGACAGCGGCGACGCGCTGGCGATCCGCTGCGAGTTCGGCAACTGCCGCGTGCTGCGCTGA
- a CDS encoding DHH family phosphoesterase, producing the protein MTTTTSAPAPATARTLLPQTLLMAPSQDDPSPLVLYHGRCADGFGAALAAWRYYGGEVECVGMSHGQAKSVEDLPPLEGRYVYILDFSFPPELLHAIDERAARLVMLDHHKSAAEQLTGFACRCGVVHFDMDKSGARLAWDFFHAEAPLPDLVRYIEDRDLWNWKYPETAGYVAALDMEPFDFARWDAIARFMPDQTQAFVARGEAMDEKFRHLAADVAGGAQPLVFDGEQGLMVNAPGAFHSLIGEMLSQQSGTFALMWTVGKDGQVKVGLRSQRGYDCSVLATRMGGGGHAQACGFRMGRDRLPELLAGVFQSDTPAQG; encoded by the coding sequence ATGACCACGACGACTTCCGCCCCCGCACCCGCCACCGCGCGCACCCTGCTGCCCCAGACCCTGCTCATGGCCCCGTCGCAGGACGATCCTTCCCCCCTGGTGCTCTACCACGGCCGCTGTGCCGACGGCTTCGGCGCCGCGCTGGCCGCCTGGCGCTACTACGGCGGCGAGGTCGAATGCGTGGGCATGTCCCACGGCCAGGCGAAGTCGGTGGAGGATCTGCCGCCCCTCGAAGGGCGGTATGTGTACATCCTGGATTTCTCGTTCCCGCCCGAACTGCTGCACGCCATCGACGAACGCGCCGCCCGCCTCGTGATGCTGGACCACCACAAGAGCGCTGCCGAACAGCTCACCGGCTTCGCCTGCCGCTGCGGCGTGGTCCATTTCGACATGGACAAGTCGGGCGCGCGCCTCGCCTGGGACTTCTTCCATGCGGAGGCGCCGCTGCCCGATCTGGTGCGCTACATCGAAGACCGCGACCTCTGGAACTGGAAGTACCCCGAGACCGCCGGCTACGTCGCCGCGCTGGACATGGAACCGTTCGACTTCGCGCGCTGGGACGCCATCGCCCGTTTCATGCCGGACCAGACGCAGGCCTTCGTCGCGCGCGGCGAGGCCATGGACGAGAAATTCCGCCACCTTGCCGCCGACGTGGCCGGCGGCGCGCAGCCGCTCGTGTTCGACGGCGAACAGGGCCTGATGGTCAACGCACCGGGTGCGTTCCACAGCCTGATCGGCGAGATGCTCTCCCAGCAGTCCGGCACCTTCGCGCTGATGTGGACCGTCGGCAAGGACGGGCAGGTCAAGGTCGGCCTGCGCTCGCAGCGCGGCTACGACTGCTCGGTGCTCGCCACCCGCATGGGCGGCGGAGGGCACGCGCAGGCGTGCGGGTTCCGCATGGGCCGGGATCGGTTGCCGGAGTTGCTGGCTGGCGTGTTCCAGTCCGATACGCCGGCACAGGGCTGA
- a CDS encoding pseudouridine synthase: MPLPTAPRHPPLAILRQDDDLVAVYKPAGWLVHRTGLDAGETRFVMQALRDQLGRRVYPVHRLDKGTCGVLVMGLHAEAARALSQAFEHHRVEKRYLALVRGHAPDRVQVDHALRPDDAPPDAAVQPARTALRCLARLELPEASDARFATTRASLVEALPETGRRHQIRRHLKHIAHPILGDATHGKGPLNRWWARRLGLQRLWLHAWRLALPHPATGDMLVIDSGLHGGPLPGGPAAPDGAGPADVSADLPAGSPDLHDWQARVLSLDWVPCGDAAAPER; encoded by the coding sequence ATGCCGCTTCCGACCGCCCCCCGCCATCCTCCCCTGGCCATCCTCCGGCAGGACGACGACCTCGTCGCCGTGTACAAGCCCGCCGGCTGGCTGGTGCACCGCACGGGGCTGGACGCGGGCGAGACCCGCTTCGTGATGCAGGCGCTGCGCGACCAGCTGGGCCGCCGCGTGTATCCGGTGCACCGGCTCGACAAGGGCACCTGCGGGGTGCTGGTGATGGGGCTGCACGCGGAGGCGGCCCGCGCGCTGTCGCAGGCCTTCGAGCACCACCGGGTGGAAAAGCGCTACCTGGCCCTGGTGCGCGGCCATGCGCCGGACCGGGTGCAGGTGGACCATGCCCTGCGCCCGGACGATGCACCGCCCGATGCCGCCGTCCAGCCGGCCCGCACGGCGCTGCGCTGCCTCGCGCGGCTGGAACTGCCCGAGGCCAGCGACGCGCGCTTCGCCACCACGCGGGCCTCGCTGGTGGAAGCCCTGCCGGAAACCGGCCGCCGGCACCAGATCCGCCGGCACCTCAAGCACATCGCCCACCCGATCCTGGGCGACGCCACCCACGGCAAGGGACCGCTGAACCGCTGGTGGGCCCGGCGGCTGGGCCTGCAGCGGCTCTGGCTGCACGCCTGGCGGCTGGCGCTGCCGCATCCCGCGACGGGCGACATGCTGGTCATTGACAGCGGCCTGCACGGCGGGCCGCTGCCCGGCGGGCCGGCTGCGCCGGACGGGGCAGGCCCGGCGGACGTGTCGGCAGATCTGCCGGCGGGTTCGCCCGACCTGCACGACTGGCAGGCACGCGTGCTGAGCCTCGACTGGGTGCCCTGCGGCGATGCGGCCGCCCCGGAACGCTGA
- a CDS encoding DUF1501 domain-containing protein gives MTHPASPRPSSLPRDAADAVTGLAGIAPTRRRCLQALAALAAPGVLQASLAATPQGATDARFLLVFLRGGYDCASLLVPTSSDFYYESRPNIAIARPGAEGGALQLTADWGLHPALAGSLQPLYAKKQVAFVPFSGTDDLTRSHFDTQDSIELGQPVGARRDYRSGFLNRLALELGAQPRWHDHLSPMAFTDTLPLVLRGGYDVPNTALAAAGVSKPGIDERQAGLIASMYQGTPLAAPVAEGFQTRDEVARTMQGEMDAASRNALSTKGFEGTARRMARLMQSRYNLGFVDVGGWDTHVGQGNATGALANRFEELGRGLAAFADEMGPAWDRTTVVVVSEFGRTFRENGNRGTDHGHGSVLWVLGGGIAGGRIAGEQQALTATTLFQNRDYPVLNDYRGVLGGIFGRMYGLNGNALARVFPGAKPKDLRLA, from the coding sequence ATGACGCACCCCGCTTCCCCCCGACCCTCTTCCCTGCCCCGCGATGCGGCCGATGCCGTGACGGGCCTTGCCGGCATCGCGCCCACGCGCCGGCGCTGCCTGCAGGCGCTCGCCGCGCTGGCCGCACCGGGCGTGCTGCAGGCCAGCCTGGCGGCCACGCCGCAGGGTGCCACGGACGCGCGCTTCCTGCTCGTCTTCCTGCGCGGCGGCTACGACTGCGCGAGCCTGCTGGTCCCCACCTCCAGCGACTTCTACTACGAGAGCCGCCCGAACATCGCCATTGCCCGCCCCGGCGCCGAGGGCGGCGCCCTGCAGCTCACCGCCGACTGGGGCCTGCACCCGGCGCTGGCCGGTTCGCTGCAGCCGCTCTACGCGAAAAAACAGGTCGCGTTCGTGCCGTTCTCGGGCACCGACGATCTCACGCGCAGCCACTTCGACACGCAGGACAGCATCGAGCTGGGCCAGCCCGTGGGCGCGCGGCGCGACTACCGCTCGGGCTTCCTGAACCGGCTGGCACTGGAGCTCGGCGCCCAGCCGCGCTGGCACGACCATCTCTCGCCCATGGCCTTCACCGACACGCTGCCGCTGGTGCTGCGCGGCGGCTACGACGTGCCCAACACCGCCCTGGCCGCGGCCGGCGTGTCCAAGCCGGGCATCGACGAACGGCAGGCGGGACTGATCGCCTCCATGTACCAGGGCACGCCGCTGGCCGCGCCCGTGGCCGAGGGTTTCCAGACGCGCGACGAGGTGGCGCGCACCATGCAGGGCGAGATGGATGCCGCCAGCCGCAACGCCCTCAGCACCAAGGGATTCGAGGGCACGGCGCGGCGCATGGCCCGCCTCATGCAGTCGCGCTACAACCTGGGCTTCGTGGACGTGGGCGGCTGGGATACGCACGTGGGCCAGGGCAATGCCACGGGCGCGCTGGCCAACCGCTTCGAGGAACTGGGCCGGGGCCTCGCCGCCTTCGCCGACGAGATGGGCCCTGCCTGGGACCGCACCACGGTGGTCGTGGTGAGCGAGTTCGGCCGCACCTTCCGCGAGAACGGCAACCGCGGCACGGACCACGGGCACGGCAGCGTGCTGTGGGTGCTGGGCGGCGGCATTGCCGGCGGGCGCATCGCGGGCGAGCAGCAGGCGCTGACCGCGACCACGCTGTTCCAGAACCGCGACTACCCCGTGCTCAACGACTACCGCGGCGTGCTGGGCGGCATCTTCGGGCGCATGTACGGGCTGAACGGGAATGCGCTGGCCCGGGTGTTCCCGGGCGCGAAGCCGAAGGATCTGCGGCTGGCGTGA
- a CDS encoding MFS transporter, with translation MRAVPVPPSPPPSPAPSVPAPRSSSIYQHPGFLAFIVARVAAMFATQVQAVVVAWQVYDLTREPMALACVGLAQFLPMLALLLPAGDLIDRVQRKRILCASWAVGAVCSAALWWLAGHGAAGVAGIYAVLVLFGASRAFSAPALQSLLPQVVPRERLASAIAANSMLMRTAAIAGPFLGGLLYAAGGGELTYAVCLVAFAVGAALMLRVPVAHAAPTGPVLGTMRERFGEGIRFIRSRPIILGTISLDLFAVLLGGVIALLPIYAHEVLHVGPEGLGALRSAMAMGEVGMGFYLSMRPFNRRVGATMFIAVAVFGVANLVFAFSTVFWLSFAALVVAGAADMVSVYIRGSLVQFSTPDAMRGRVSAVNMLFIGSSNELGEFRAGTSAAWLGTVPAAVVGGLCTLGVVGAWAWMFKPLRRVDRFEEASPQAGAEPPHRH, from the coding sequence ATGCGGGCCGTGCCTGTCCCACCGTCCCCCCCGCCCTCCCCCGCCCCGTCCGTCCCGGCGCCCCGCTCCTCCAGCATCTACCAGCATCCCGGTTTCCTCGCGTTCATCGTGGCGCGGGTGGCCGCCATGTTCGCCACGCAGGTGCAGGCGGTGGTGGTGGCCTGGCAGGTGTACGACCTGACCCGCGAACCCATGGCGCTGGCCTGCGTGGGGCTGGCGCAGTTCCTGCCCATGCTGGCGCTGCTGCTGCCCGCCGGGGACCTGATCGACCGCGTGCAGCGCAAGCGCATTCTTTGCGCGAGCTGGGCCGTGGGCGCCGTGTGCAGCGCCGCGCTGTGGTGGCTCGCCGGGCACGGCGCCGCGGGGGTGGCGGGTATCTATGCGGTGCTGGTGCTGTTCGGCGCCTCGCGCGCGTTCTCGGCCCCTGCGCTGCAGAGCCTGCTGCCGCAGGTGGTGCCGCGGGAGCGGCTGGCCTCGGCCATCGCGGCCAATTCCATGCTGATGCGCACGGCGGCCATCGCCGGCCCGTTCCTGGGCGGCCTGCTGTATGCGGCCGGCGGCGGCGAGCTGACATATGCCGTGTGCCTGGTGGCGTTCGCCGTGGGGGCCGCGCTGATGCTGCGGGTGCCGGTGGCGCATGCGGCCCCGACGGGGCCGGTGCTGGGCACGATGCGCGAGCGCTTCGGCGAAGGCATCCGCTTCATCCGGTCGCGGCCCATCATCCTGGGCACGATCTCGCTGGACCTGTTCGCCGTGCTGCTGGGCGGCGTGATCGCGCTGCTGCCCATCTACGCGCACGAGGTGCTGCACGTGGGACCGGAAGGCCTGGGTGCGCTGCGCAGCGCCATGGCCATGGGCGAGGTGGGCATGGGCTTCTACCTGAGCATGCGGCCGTTCAACCGCCGGGTGGGCGCGACGATGTTCATCGCGGTGGCCGTATTCGGCGTGGCCAACCTGGTGTTCGCCTTCTCGACCGTGTTCTGGCTGTCGTTCGCGGCGCTGGTGGTCGCGGGCGCGGCGGACATGGTGAGCGTGTACATCCGCGGCTCGCTGGTGCAGTTCTCCACGCCCGACGCCATGCGCGGCCGGGTGAGCGCGGTGAACATGCTGTTCATCGGCTCATCCAACGAACTGGGGGAATTCCGCGCCGGCACCAGCGCCGCCTGGCTGGGCACCGTGCCCGCGGCCGTGGTGGGTGGCCTGTGCACGCTCGGCGTGGTGGGGGCCTGGGCCTGGATGTTCAAGCCGCTGCGGCGGGTGGACCGCTTCGAGGAGGCATCGCCCCAGGCGGGTGCCGAGCCTCCCCATCGCCACTGA
- a CDS encoding ABC transporter substrate-binding protein: MAGLLLATWAAAATGASPIKAREAARPAPRAADTSVLHVWHCWASPGEHQRSAVLARHLARHGLHWTIEEPVCGNGNSALSVFTQRFQHRLPRPAAVMTAGEGAPPLAAKGLLLPLDAVAREQEWEEVVPHALQEWARFRGHWIAAPLSVHSTNLLWFNKPLLDRLGGTVPDTWDELLALLARAQEAGIVPVGIGADAWEYSFWFESVAAGAGGAEFYRRFFLEHDRRAYDEAVVMRIFARMAQLRPYLRANAASRDWSSASGLVEQGKALLQMQGSWLNGELRQRGMEAGQDYLCPRFPDTQGMVLYIGDQIGFVRGAQVDPAAQRTFMRMAMDPDFQREMGIASGAAPARVDVPDTGADACGRQAIRDLRSANMRRTVLASFSALSPRSVQQHINDIVMQHLQGRIDDARATQRLKDLILGTGPVGPER; this comes from the coding sequence ATGGCCGGGCTGCTGCTGGCCACCTGGGCCGCCGCGGCCACGGGCGCGTCGCCCATCAAGGCACGGGAAGCAGCCCGGCCCGCACCGCGGGCGGCCGACACCTCGGTACTGCATGTCTGGCACTGCTGGGCCTCGCCCGGCGAGCACCAGCGCAGCGCGGTGCTGGCGCGGCATCTGGCGCGGCACGGCCTGCACTGGACGATCGAGGAACCGGTGTGCGGCAACGGCAACAGCGCGCTGTCGGTGTTCACCCAGCGTTTCCAGCACCGGCTGCCGCGTCCCGCCGCGGTGATGACTGCGGGCGAAGGCGCACCGCCGCTGGCCGCCAAGGGCCTGCTGCTGCCGCTGGATGCGGTCGCGCGCGAGCAGGAGTGGGAAGAGGTGGTGCCCCACGCGCTGCAGGAATGGGCGCGCTTTCGCGGGCACTGGATCGCCGCGCCGCTGTCCGTGCATTCCACCAACCTGCTGTGGTTCAACAAGCCCCTGCTCGACCGCCTGGGCGGCACCGTGCCCGACACCTGGGACGAACTGCTGGCGCTGCTCGCCCGCGCGCAGGAAGCGGGCATCGTGCCGGTGGGGATCGGCGCCGATGCGTGGGAATACTCGTTCTGGTTCGAGTCCGTGGCGGCCGGCGCGGGCGGCGCGGAGTTCTACCGGCGGTTCTTCCTGGAGCACGACCGGCGCGCCTATGACGAAGCCGTCGTGATGCGGATCTTCGCGCGCATGGCGCAGCTGCGGCCCTACCTGCGTGCCAACGCAGCCTCCCGCGACTGGAGCAGCGCCAGCGGCCTGGTCGAACAGGGCAAGGCGCTGCTGCAGATGCAGGGCAGCTGGCTGAACGGCGAACTGCGCCAGCGCGGGATGGAGGCCGGGCAGGACTACCTGTGCCCGCGCTTCCCGGACACGCAGGGCATGGTGCTCTACATCGGCGACCAGATCGGCTTCGTGCGCGGCGCGCAGGTGGACCCGGCCGCGCAGCGTACGTTCATGCGCATGGCGATGGACCCGGATTTCCAGCGCGAGATGGGCATCGCCAGCGGCGCGGCACCCGCGCGCGTGGACGTGCCCGACACCGGCGCCGATGCGTGCGGCCGCCAGGCCATCCGGGACCTGCGCAGCGCCAACATGCGGCGCACCGTGCTCGCGTCCTTCTCGGCGCTGTCACCGCGCTCGGTGCAGCAGCACATCAACGACATCGTCATGCAGCACCTGCAGGGACGCATCGACGATGCGCGCGCCACGCAGCGGCTCAAGGACCTGATCCTGGGCACCGGGCCGGTCGGGCCCGAGCGCTGA